In a single window of the Micromonospora inositola genome:
- a CDS encoding YchJ family protein: MAKRGARRSAADQTTGACPCGSGLPYADCCAPVHRGESTAATAEALMRSRFSAFAVGDVDYLVRSWHSATRPARLRLDPGQRWTRLEILGTDRGGLFDSEGTVEFRAHYREAGRPGRLDERSRFVREDGRWVYLDALPG; this comes from the coding sequence GTGGCGAAACGCGGTGCCCGCCGAAGCGCGGCCGACCAGACGACCGGAGCCTGCCCGTGCGGTTCCGGGCTGCCCTACGCCGACTGCTGTGCGCCGGTGCACCGGGGCGAGTCGACGGCGGCGACCGCCGAGGCGCTGATGCGTTCCCGGTTCAGCGCCTTCGCCGTCGGCGACGTCGACTACCTGGTACGCAGTTGGCACTCCGCCACCCGGCCCGCGCGGCTGCGGCTCGACCCGGGGCAGCGCTGGACCAGGCTGGAGATTCTCGGCACCGACCGGGGCGGCCTGTTCGACTCCGAGGGCACGGTCGAGTTCCGGGCCCACTACCGGGAGGCGGGGCGTCCGGGCAGGCTGGACGAGCGCAGCCGCTTCGTCCGCGAGGACGGCCGCTGGGTCTACCTGGACGCCCTGCCCGGGTGA
- a CDS encoding sugar kinase: MTAVDLLTFGEALVSLRSAGPLATGGALTMHLAGAESNVAIGLARLGHRAAWAGRVSDDELGGYVLRQLRAEGVAVDHVTRDPQRPAGLMFLERRTADLTRVRYHRAGSAGSALGVEDLRPALAAGTRVLHLTGITPALSDSARAATRWAAETASRAGTLVCLDVNHRAKLWSRDDAGAVLTPLAGYASVVVASADELDLVGEPGAAEETVVAGLLARGVTTVLVKLGGDGARAYTREGVRHAAALPVTAVDTVGAGDAFTAGYLSGHLDGLDLAGRLRRAVTLGAFAVAGDGDWEGLPRRDELSLLDDLQPGSTLR, encoded by the coding sequence ATGACCGCCGTCGACCTGCTCACCTTCGGCGAGGCGCTCGTCTCGCTGCGGTCGGCCGGGCCGCTGGCCACCGGTGGGGCCCTGACCATGCACCTCGCCGGGGCCGAGTCCAACGTGGCCATCGGGCTGGCCCGGCTCGGCCACCGGGCGGCCTGGGCCGGCCGCGTCAGCGACGACGAGCTCGGCGGCTACGTGCTGCGGCAACTGCGCGCCGAGGGCGTCGCCGTCGACCACGTCACCCGGGACCCGCAGCGCCCGGCCGGGCTGATGTTCCTGGAACGGCGTACCGCCGACCTGACCCGGGTGCGCTACCACCGGGCCGGTTCGGCCGGGTCCGCCCTGGGCGTCGAGGACCTGCGCCCGGCCCTGGCCGCCGGCACCCGCGTGCTGCACCTGACCGGCATCACCCCGGCGCTGTCCGACAGCGCCCGCGCGGCCACCCGCTGGGCGGCCGAGACGGCGTCCCGCGCCGGGACGCTGGTCTGCCTCGACGTCAACCACCGGGCGAAGCTGTGGAGCCGTGACGACGCCGGCGCGGTGCTGACCCCCCTCGCCGGATACGCCTCGGTCGTCGTCGCCTCCGCCGACGAGCTGGACCTCGTCGGCGAACCGGGCGCGGCGGAGGAGACCGTGGTGGCCGGGCTGCTGGCGCGGGGCGTGACGACCGTGCTGGTCAAGCTCGGCGGCGACGGCGCCCGCGCGTACACCCGCGAGGGCGTCCGGCACGCGGCGGCGCTGCCCGTCACCGCGGTGGACACCGTGGGCGCCGGCGACGCCTTCACCGCCGGCTACCTCTCCGGTCACCTGGACGGCCTCGACCTGGCCGGGCGGCTGCGCCGCGCCGTCACCCTCGGCGCCTTCGCCGTCGCCGGAGACGGCGACTGGGAGGGCCTGCCGCGCCGCGACGAACTGTCCCTGCTGGACGACCTCCAGCCCGGCAGCACCCTTCGCTGA
- a CDS encoding gluconokinase translates to MTGDRPLTRHVVVMGVSGAGKTTVARGISELTGLRFAEADEFHSESNVARMRSGVPLDDADRWPWLRDLAAWMAARHAEGVSTVLACSALKRSYRDVLRQGPPDVEFVHLAGAAELIRDRMSRRADHYMPASLLDSQRAILEPLTPEEAGVVLDVALAPDELAGAAVARLGLPAGIPVSGR, encoded by the coding sequence ATGACTGGTGACCGACCGCTCACCCGGCACGTCGTGGTGATGGGGGTGTCCGGGGCGGGCAAGACGACGGTGGCCCGGGGGATCAGCGAGCTGACCGGGCTCCGGTTCGCCGAGGCGGACGAGTTCCACTCCGAGTCCAACGTGGCGCGGATGCGCTCCGGCGTACCGCTGGACGACGCCGACCGCTGGCCGTGGCTGCGCGACCTCGCCGCGTGGATGGCCGCCCGGCACGCCGAGGGGGTGTCCACCGTGCTGGCCTGCTCGGCGCTGAAGCGGTCCTACCGGGACGTGCTGCGGCAGGGTCCGCCGGACGTGGAGTTCGTCCACCTGGCCGGGGCGGCGGAGCTCATCCGGGACCGGATGAGCCGCCGCGCCGACCACTACATGCCGGCCAGCCTGCTCGACTCGCAGCGGGCGATCCTGGAGCCGCTGACGCCGGAGGAGGCCGGTGTCGTGCTGGACGTGGCGCTGGCGCCGGACGAGCTGGCCGGCGCGGCCGTCGCCCGGCTCGGGCTGCCCGCCGGGATCCCGGTGAGCGGGCGATAG
- the manD gene encoding D-mannonate dehydratase ManD, translating to MKIVAADVIVSSPDRNFVTLKITTDEGLTGLGDGTLNGRELSVASYLADHVVPLLIGRDPHRVEDTWQFLYRSAYWRRGPVTMAAIAAVDVALWDIKAKAAGMPLYQLLGGASRTGIMAYGHASGRDLPELFDSIRQHLDLGYRSIRVQTSVPGINAVYGVAAQPGVDGKRYDYEPAQRTPLPAEEDWDTRAYLRHLPGVFEAVRNEFGPELPLLHDGHHRMTPIQAAKLGKALEPYDLFWLEDCTPAENQEALRLVRQHTTTPLAIGEVFNTVWDYQTLIREQLIDYVRSAVTHTGGITAMRKLLDFAAQYQIKSGIHGPTDISPVGMAAALHLDLAIHNFGIQEYMQHGALTNEVFRQSFNFTDGYLHPGERPGLGVELDEEAAARFPYQPAYLPFNRLQDGTVHDW from the coding sequence GTGAAGATCGTCGCAGCGGACGTCATCGTCTCCAGCCCCGACCGCAACTTCGTCACCCTCAAGATCACCACCGACGAGGGGCTCACCGGGCTGGGCGACGGCACCCTCAACGGGCGGGAACTGTCTGTCGCCTCCTACCTGGCGGACCACGTCGTGCCCCTGCTGATCGGGCGGGACCCGCACCGCGTCGAGGACACCTGGCAGTTCCTCTACCGCTCGGCGTACTGGCGGCGGGGACCGGTCACCATGGCCGCCATCGCGGCCGTGGACGTCGCCCTCTGGGACATCAAGGCCAAGGCCGCCGGGATGCCGCTCTACCAGCTGCTCGGCGGCGCGTCGCGGACCGGGATCATGGCGTACGGCCACGCCTCCGGGCGGGACCTGCCGGAGCTGTTCGACTCCATCCGCCAGCACCTCGACCTCGGCTACCGGTCGATCCGGGTGCAGACGTCGGTGCCCGGCATCAACGCCGTCTACGGCGTCGCCGCCCAGCCCGGCGTCGACGGCAAGCGGTACGACTACGAGCCGGCGCAGCGCACCCCGCTGCCCGCCGAGGAGGACTGGGACACCCGGGCCTACCTGCGCCACCTCCCCGGTGTCTTCGAGGCCGTCCGCAACGAGTTCGGCCCCGAGCTGCCGCTGCTGCACGACGGGCACCACCGGATGACCCCGATCCAGGCGGCCAAGCTCGGCAAGGCCCTGGAGCCGTACGACCTGTTCTGGCTGGAGGACTGCACCCCGGCGGAGAACCAGGAGGCGCTGCGCCTGGTCCGCCAGCACACCACCACCCCGCTGGCCATCGGCGAGGTCTTCAACACCGTCTGGGACTACCAGACGCTGATCCGCGAACAGCTCATCGACTACGTCCGGTCCGCCGTCACCCACACCGGGGGCATCACGGCGATGCGGAAGCTGCTCGACTTCGCCGCCCAGTACCAGATCAAGTCCGGCATCCACGGCCCGACCGACATCTCACCGGTCGGCATGGCCGCCGCGCTCCACCTCGACCTGGCCATCCACAACTTCGGCATCCAGGAGTACATGCAGCACGGCGCGCTGACCAACGAGGTCTTCCGGCAGTCGTTCAACTTCACCGACGGCTACCTGCACCCCGGGGAGCGGCCCGGTCTCGGCGTGGAACTCGACGAGGAGGCCGCGGCCCGGTTCCCGTACCAGCCGGCGTACCTGCCGTTCAACCGGCTCCAGGACGGCACCGTCCATGACTGGTGA